The Heterodontus francisci isolate sHetFra1 chromosome 13, sHetFra1.hap1, whole genome shotgun sequence genome includes a region encoding these proteins:
- the LOC137376342 gene encoding uncharacterized protein isoform X1 — translation MATAGLVLNQKLTIKYPHTVHTLLFMKRVSQMTAARWTRWTTVLEAPNVQIVRASPVNLATVLPWPEEMEEEEHDCVEVMEGTEEVTLAAEEALLNPDLIRIFLQRRQGKRGGSWRRQGERVGSWTAPPLLTTVHGKQDGQLQPSMKLWKRDACLQGHRPNKPNCEPVGSVSNSRGKDS, via the exons atggctactgcaggtctggtattaAATCAAAAGTTAACCATTAAGTATCCGCACACAGTCCACACATTGCTATTCATGAAAAGAGTATCCCAAatgacagcagccagatggacccgtTGGACAACAGTCCTAGAAGCTCCCAATGTCCAAATCGTCCGGGCCAGCCCGGTAAATCTGGCTACTGTGCTCCCATGGCCTGAAGAGAtggaggaagaagaacatgattgtgtGGAGGTTATGGAAGGAACAGAGGAGGTAACCCTAGCGGCAGAGGAAGCATTGCTTAACCCAGATTTAATCCgaatctttttgcagcggcgacaaggaaagcgaggtggcagctggcggcgacagggagagcgagttggtagctgg ACGGCTCCTCCTTTATTGACAACGgtacacggaaagcaggatgggcagttgCAACCCTCCATGAAGTTGTGGAAGCgggatgcctgccttcagggacatcgGCCCAACAAGCCAAACTGTGAGCCTGTCGGAAGCGTGTCGAATAGCAGAGGGAaagacagctaa